From Argopecten irradians isolate NY chromosome 2, Ai_NY, whole genome shotgun sequence, the proteins below share one genomic window:
- the LOC138317014 gene encoding toll-like receptor 1, whose protein sequence is MWTVYEFCFIFMTFWMITLCVPMKENEPEMEFSLKNPNSAKTNFSITHSRIVEDAQANMMPYQWRHICRIKPVYTCMDSSMVDRVFAMIRNESPICLLCDVRPGYDWDFHELRRFLHNQRDSKSYAIKVRCSKGGNVTLQWPLRAKGLNYISVSKCLLVNYTADYFDNSINNFPDTLVYYSITDCVMYIDVIDFMNVTNNVNKMSKAARCGPEKHLVSSINRNVSYQFKTIPESLIEEVSANISGHTARNYQRGVSVSPITCNYTNLLQIDQSEAKHLGPKHDSVLLQNSDYPVLRLLNLSSTMLTDLPEHLDDWRLYLPRLKLLDLTHNFIKEFKSVMDYGIGSEDPSVGIIDLRYNAITTITLNELKILQNHKFVKVDIRNNPFVCDCAMAEFVHYFQQSTSLAKFGVSGQYKYLLSLKCESPQSLKGRIIADLDQRDLGCATSHPTDNKMYLIVVLAVTTGILVIYVLLTMPQQLKLILSLVKKIKNLGFKPQSHHEQVREAHMIALETSLTSK, encoded by the coding sequence ATGTGGACGGTATATGAattctgttttatatttatgacattttgGATGATAACTTTATGCGTAccaatgaaagaaaatgaaccGGAGATGGAGTTTTCATTGAAAAATCCTAATTCGGCGAAAACTAATTTCTCAATCACACATTCTAGAATTGTTGAAGATGCACAAGCTAATATGATGCCATACCAATGGAGACACATCTGCCGAATCAAGccagtttatacatgtatggatTCATCGATGGTTGACCGTGTTTTTGCTATGATAAGAAATGAATCCCCGATATGCCTCCTATGTGATGTCAGGCCGGGGTATGATTGGGATTTTCATGAGTTACGAAGGTTTCTGCACAACCAACGTGATAGTAAGAGCTACGCCATCAAGGTCCGGTGTAGTAAAGGAGGGAACGTAACACTGCAATGGCCACTTCGGGCAAAAGGACTGAACTATATATCCGTCAGCAAATGCCTGCTTGTGAACTATACTGCAGATTACTTTGACAACTCCATCAACAATTTCCCTGATACTTTAGTATACTACAGCATCACAGATTGTGTGATGTATATCGATGTGATAGATTTCATGAACGTCACAAATAACGTTAATAAAATGTCAAAGGCAGCGAGATGTGGGCCTGAAAAACACCTGGTGTCGTCTATCAATAGGAATGTTTCATACCAGTTCAAGACCATCCCAGAGAGTCTGATCGAGGAGGTCAGTGCCAATATATCGGGCCATACAGCTCGAAATTATCAGAGAGGAGTGTCAGTGTCTCCAATCACATGTAATTACACAAATCTACTACAAATAGACCAAAGTGAAGCGAAACATCTTGGGCCAAAACATGACAGCGTCTTACTTCAGAACTCTGACTACCCCGTGCTACGGTTGTTAAATCTTTCTAGTACAATGCTGACAGACTTACCGGAACACTTGGACGATTGGCGGTTATATCTTCCCAGACTTAAACTTTTAGACTTAACGcataattttataaaagaattcaaatcaGTAATGGATTATGGGATCGGCAGTGAGGATCCGAGTGTTGGTATTATCGATTTGAGATACAATGCGATTACAACAATAACTTTAAATGAACTCAAAATCTTGCAAAATCACAAATTTGTAAAAGTTGACATACGAAACAATCCTTTTGTTTGTGATTGTGCTATGGCAGAATTTGTACATTATTTTCAGCAATCAACATCCCTCGCAAAATTCGGTGTTTCGGGTcagtacaaatatttgttatctTTAAAATGCGAGAGCCCACAGTCGTTGAAAGGAAGAATCATCGCGGATTTAGATCAAAGAGACCTCGGCTGTGCCACATCTCACCCAACTGATAATAAGATGTATCTGATTGTTGTACTGGCTGTAACAACGGGTATTCTTGTGATCTACGTATTGCTAACAATGCCTCAACAACTGAAACTGATACTGTCATTAGTGAAGAAAATCAAAAACCTTGGTTTCAAACCCCAATCTCATCATGAACAAGTGAGGGAGGCGCACATGATAGCTTTAGAAACTTCGTTAACCTCCAAGTGA